The following coding sequences are from one Novosphingobium sp. Gsoil 351 window:
- a CDS encoding transglutaminase family protein: MPTVSINHLTRYRYRQDVAFGEHRILLRPRESYDQRLLSAELEITPEPESLRWVQDVFGNAVAIANFSTLADQLEVRGSAEVEHLPIGPEQIKVEDYAERFPFHYSAEDLPDLQRSIERHYSDRRREVDEWARRFLPSGTPIRSLDLLRVITETIHEQFDYRRREEKGIQTPTETLATRCGTCRDFAMLMIEGVRALGLAARFVSGYLYDPDGRERVGGRSTHAWVRVFLPGSGWIEVDPTNGTIGNEGLIRVAVARDPIQALPLSGFWRGAADSPLNMTVDVRIKRLDLATRHPRFTAKEPA, encoded by the coding sequence ATGCCTACTGTCTCGATCAACCATCTTACCCGCTATCGCTATCGCCAGGACGTTGCGTTCGGGGAGCACCGCATTCTATTGCGGCCACGCGAGAGCTACGACCAGCGGCTGCTCTCCGCCGAGCTCGAAATTACCCCCGAGCCCGAAAGCCTGCGCTGGGTCCAGGACGTATTCGGCAATGCCGTGGCCATCGCCAACTTTTCGACGCTCGCCGATCAGCTCGAGGTCCGCGGCTCGGCTGAGGTCGAGCATTTGCCAATCGGTCCCGAGCAGATCAAAGTCGAGGACTATGCCGAACGTTTTCCGTTCCATTATTCGGCCGAGGATCTCCCTGACCTCCAGCGCTCGATCGAACGACACTATTCAGACCGGCGGCGCGAGGTCGACGAGTGGGCGCGCAGGTTTCTTCCCAGCGGAACGCCGATCCGCTCACTCGATCTGCTGCGGGTCATAACCGAGACGATCCACGAGCAATTCGACTACCGCCGGCGTGAGGAGAAAGGCATTCAGACCCCCACCGAGACGCTGGCCACGCGCTGCGGCACCTGCCGCGATTTTGCGATGCTGATGATCGAGGGGGTGCGCGCGCTGGGGCTCGCCGCGCGGTTCGTCTCGGGCTATCTCTACGACCCCGACGGGCGCGAGCGGGTCGGCGGGCGTAGTACCCATGCCTGGGTGCGGGTCTTCCTTCCCGGGTCCGGCTGGATCGAGGTCGATCCGACCAACGGCACCATCGGCAATGAAGGACTGATTCGCGTCGCCGTGGCGCGTGATCCCATTCAAGCGCTGCCGCTTTCGGGCTTTTGGCGCGGCGCCGCCGACAGCCCGCTCAACATGACGGTCGACGTGCGGATCAAGCGCCTCGATCTTGCCACCCGCCACCCCCGCTTCACCGCGAAGGAGCCCGCCTGA
- a CDS encoding DUF2493 domain-containing protein → MPLSFAHQLARLDLGHLSVRRFENTAIDPPCSEAIEQTLAAIWSELFMLFPETVLEDDAEEIAWGLVNLFHRAAAKRSNQVDRATDEIRCLVACADGSEVHSVELEEQIDRARRAEAAMLGLEEFRETAAALYARETGSSWRPATGSRLNHSAHLTSAVVDGRAFLNARAETRHRAALPEGTPVVFAGGRLTFASTEDAKTCGESVWATLDKVRERVADMVLVHGGDGKGLDRIAASWAENRKIVQVAFALDARLGRRAGFRRNEQMLGLKPRYVVAFAGNGVLERLVVQAKTQRIAVVDRRGPLGTHPKRATPAMATVG, encoded by the coding sequence ATGCCACTCAGCTTCGCCCATCAGCTCGCCCGGCTCGACCTCGGTCATCTGAGCGTCCGCCGGTTCGAGAACACCGCGATCGACCCGCCTTGCAGCGAAGCGATCGAGCAGACCCTCGCCGCGATCTGGTCCGAGCTGTTCATGCTGTTCCCCGAGACCGTGCTCGAGGACGACGCCGAGGAAATCGCTTGGGGCCTGGTCAACCTGTTCCACCGCGCCGCTGCGAAGCGCTCCAACCAGGTCGATCGCGCCACCGACGAGATCCGCTGCCTGGTTGCTTGCGCCGACGGTTCCGAGGTCCACAGCGTCGAACTCGAGGAGCAGATCGACCGCGCCCGGCGCGCCGAAGCCGCGATGCTCGGGCTCGAGGAATTTCGCGAGACGGCGGCGGCGCTGTACGCGCGCGAGACCGGATCATCTTGGCGCCCCGCTACCGGGTCGCGGCTCAATCACTCGGCGCACCTGACCTCCGCGGTGGTCGATGGCCGTGCATTCCTCAACGCCCGTGCCGAAACCCGGCACCGCGCCGCCTTGCCCGAAGGCACCCCGGTCGTATTCGCCGGCGGGCGGTTGACCTTTGCGAGCACGGAGGATGCCAAAACCTGCGGCGAGAGCGTCTGGGCGACGCTCGACAAGGTCCGCGAGCGCGTCGCTGACATGGTCCTGGTCCATGGCGGCGATGGCAAGGGGCTCGATCGCATCGCCGCCTCGTGGGCCGAGAACCGCAAGATCGTCCAGGTTGCGTTCGCGCTCGATGCACGGCTCGGCAGGCGCGCGGGGTTCCGCCGCAACGAGCAGATGCTCGGGCTCAAGCCCCGCTACGTCGTCGCGTTTGCCGGCAACGGCGTGCTCGAGCGGCTGGTGGTCCAGGCCAAGACCCAGCGCATCGCGGTGGTCGATCGCCGGGGGCCGCTTGGCACGCATCCCAAGCGCGCGACGCCTGCGATGGCGACGGTTGGCTGA
- a CDS encoding ParB/RepB/Spo0J family partition protein — protein MIKSLALANLTISQRNVRRVSDEAADAQLAADIAARGLLNNLVVTPSRPKGMFAVEAGGRRLRALHKLQFDGVLPVDHKVACLVLSTDAAAATEASLAENFHRLAMNPADECLAFGTLIEQGADVEGVARRFGLTVRFVEGRLRLANLALVVFEALGAGEITLDAAKAYAATSDQERQAYVFDQLNNSWGGAHPDSIRRMMVNATVPANDRRFRFVGEEVYVAAGGRIERDLFEDESQARLLDIAILERLAIEKLEAEAERQCEALGYGFVRPTLDLHVNGWQYDDLRRLSVEPEPLSEEELEAVATLETEVEAQIAVLEDEDADDHARDVAETKICELEAAIDAISDKPMQVEPALRPNVGVFLLIDGEGRPRLDKAVYAPVVEDSGAPDGESALTEGRAGSENGGTGSSAEGGPVGIGGSAAVAEPKSAKLSQRLVDELAMQRRDILALHIAADPALALDLAVVLMVADEGGYTWDGAGSTLTARRPSDPVLISAMPAASAAIVEARAKTGEALDRTWLDHASMAERFDAFRALSRDQREAWLGHAVARTLEASVGGASLFGGSQKACAFHDHLGRLLGIDVATWWRPTALNWFDRVAKAQCLAALAEIGATELGQRYLKAKKGEIAEACERVFAGASIIEADLKARALAWVPEPMRFDDGTPPWNVEAADADGCESEGDDALCDGAIVISDETAVTDAASDGGDAVLTPDELAPAEDVGDGVPAVDADCTLATGTETAMPPEAEPIAVTFVSDDPDLEGVTFTLAGIGDDDVDIEASDEPEDLEDEVGTSAEIPVDLAA, from the coding sequence ATGATCAAGTCCCTAGCTCTCGCCAACTTGACGATCAGTCAGCGCAACGTGCGCCGGGTGAGCGACGAAGCCGCCGATGCCCAACTCGCCGCCGACATCGCCGCGCGCGGTCTGCTCAACAACCTCGTGGTCACACCCTCCCGCCCCAAAGGCATGTTCGCGGTCGAAGCGGGTGGTCGGCGCCTGCGCGCGCTGCACAAGTTGCAGTTCGACGGCGTGCTCCCGGTCGATCACAAGGTCGCGTGTCTCGTGCTCAGCACCGACGCCGCGGCCGCGACCGAGGCCAGTCTCGCCGAGAACTTCCACCGCTTGGCGATGAACCCCGCCGACGAGTGCCTCGCGTTCGGCACGCTGATCGAGCAAGGCGCGGACGTCGAGGGTGTCGCCCGTCGGTTCGGGCTCACCGTCCGGTTCGTCGAGGGCCGCCTACGCCTCGCCAACCTCGCACTCGTGGTGTTCGAGGCGCTCGGCGCCGGCGAGATCACGCTCGACGCCGCCAAGGCCTACGCCGCGACTTCCGACCAGGAGCGGCAGGCTTACGTGTTCGACCAGCTCAACAACAGTTGGGGCGGGGCGCATCCCGACTCGATCCGGCGGATGATGGTCAACGCCACCGTCCCGGCCAACGACCGCCGCTTCCGCTTCGTCGGCGAAGAGGTTTACGTCGCCGCCGGTGGCCGGATCGAACGCGATCTGTTCGAGGACGAGAGCCAGGCGCGCCTGCTCGACATCGCCATTCTCGAGCGTCTCGCAATCGAAAAGCTCGAGGCCGAGGCCGAGCGACAGTGTGAGGCACTGGGCTACGGGTTCGTCCGTCCGACGCTCGACCTCCACGTCAACGGCTGGCAGTACGACGACTTGCGGCGTCTGTCGGTCGAACCCGAGCCGTTGAGCGAGGAAGAGCTCGAAGCGGTCGCCACGCTCGAGACCGAGGTCGAGGCGCAGATCGCGGTGCTCGAAGACGAGGACGCCGACGATCACGCGCGCGACGTGGCCGAGACCAAGATCTGCGAACTCGAGGCGGCGATCGATGCGATCTCGGACAAGCCGATGCAGGTGGAACCCGCGCTCAGGCCCAACGTGGGCGTGTTCCTGCTGATCGACGGCGAAGGGCGTCCGCGTCTCGACAAGGCAGTCTATGCGCCAGTTGTCGAGGATTCGGGCGCGCCCGATGGCGAGAGCGCATTGACCGAAGGCCGGGCAGGGTCGGAGAATGGCGGTACTGGCAGTTCCGCTGAAGGCGGCCCCGTCGGGATCGGCGGATCGGCAGCGGTGGCCGAACCGAAGTCTGCCAAGCTGTCGCAGCGGCTCGTTGATGAATTGGCCATGCAGCGCCGCGACATACTCGCGCTGCACATTGCTGCCGATCCCGCGCTGGCGCTCGATCTCGCGGTCGTGCTGATGGTTGCGGACGAAGGTGGCTACACCTGGGACGGTGCCGGCTCGACCCTGACCGCGCGCCGACCTTCCGATCCGGTGCTGATCTCGGCGATGCCAGCGGCATCGGCGGCGATCGTCGAGGCTCGGGCCAAGACGGGCGAGGCGCTCGATCGGACCTGGCTCGACCACGCCAGCATGGCCGAGCGATTCGACGCGTTCCGCGCGCTGTCCCGAGACCAGCGCGAGGCCTGGCTCGGGCATGCAGTGGCGCGCACGCTGGAAGCCAGTGTGGGCGGTGCCAGCCTGTTCGGCGGCAGCCAAAAGGCCTGCGCATTCCACGACCACCTCGGCCGGTTGCTCGGGATCGACGTCGCGACGTGGTGGCGGCCGACCGCGCTCAACTGGTTCGACCGCGTGGCCAAGGCGCAATGCCTCGCCGCACTTGCCGAGATCGGGGCGACCGAGCTTGGCCAGCGCTACCTCAAGGCCAAGAAGGGCGAGATCGCCGAGGCGTGCGAGCGGGTGTTCGCGGGTGCCTCGATCATCGAGGCGGACCTCAAGGCGCGGGCGCTGGCCTGGGTGCCCGAGCCGATGCGGTTCGACGACGGCACGCCGCCCTGGAATGTCGAAGCAGCGGACGCGGATGGCTGCGAAAGCGAAGGCGACGACGCCTTGTGCGATGGCGCCATCGTCATCTCGGACGAGACGGCAGTGACCGATGCCGCGAGCGACGGCGGAGACGCGGTACTCACGCCAGATGAACTCGCGCCAGCAGAAGATGTCGGTGACGGCGTCCCGGCGGTGGATGCGGACTGCACGCTCGCAACGGGCACCGAAACGGCAATGCCACCCGAGGCCGAACCCATCGCGGTGACTTTCGTGTCCGACGATCCCGACCTGGAGGGCGTGACGTTCACGCTGGCCGGAATCGGCGACGACGATGTCGACATCGAAGCGTCCGACGAGCCCGAAGACCTAGAGGACGAGGTCGGCACTTCGGCCGAAATCCCGGTCGATCTCGCCGCCTGA
- a CDS encoding multiubiquitin domain-containing protein codes for MAAKDGGAGKPDKPKTIEIEVNGHKVTMPDKDSTGLEIKQAAIAQGVTIQPNFVLQEELANGSSKVIGDNDTVKLNENSSFTAIAPDDNS; via the coding sequence ATGGCTGCAAAGGATGGCGGGGCCGGCAAGCCGGACAAACCCAAGACTATTGAGATCGAGGTCAACGGCCATAAGGTCACGATGCCCGACAAGGACTCGACCGGCCTGGAGATCAAGCAGGCGGCCATCGCGCAAGGCGTGACGATCCAGCCGAACTTCGTCCTGCAGGAGGAACTCGCCAACGGCTCCAGTAAAGTGATCGGGGACAATGACACGGTGAAGCTCAACGAGAATTCGAGCTTCACCGCCATCGCGCCTGACGACAACAGCTGA
- a CDS encoding helix-turn-helix transcriptional regulator has protein sequence MDKRKFDFQAFQRAVGATVEARGTNWKRVSEETGISQTTLSRMTRGRQPDAEGLTALAAWSGVNPVDFMTGPKHPRESIAMVGRLLRDDPNLDDDGAEALEAIIRAAYARFKRSQT, from the coding sequence ATGGACAAGCGCAAATTCGATTTCCAGGCGTTCCAGCGCGCCGTGGGCGCGACCGTCGAGGCCCGCGGGACGAACTGGAAGAGGGTGAGCGAGGAAACCGGCATCTCGCAGACGACCCTGTCGCGGATGACACGCGGACGTCAGCCGGATGCCGAAGGTCTAACTGCGCTCGCAGCCTGGTCGGGGGTTAATCCAGTCGATTTCATGACGGGGCCCAAACATCCGCGCGAATCGATCGCAATGGTCGGGCGCCTGCTACGCGACGATCCGAACCTCGACGATGACGGCGCCGAGGCGCTGGAGGCGATCATCCGGGCCGCCTATGCGCGCTTTAAACGGTCGCAGACTTAG
- a CDS encoding nucleotidyltransferase and HEPN domain-containing protein: MKTNLDHLPKSKQRELAHVVRVLFEEFEAQTALATQGWKKRGRILKVVLYGSYARGDWVDDKKGGYQSDYDILVVVNDARLTDPVEYWATADDRLMRDTTINKALSAPVNFIVHDLADVNDQLSHGRPFFVDIAEQGIALYEAEGFELTTPRALPPEEARAEAEKHFERWFESAGRYLQTGISHAQKGWRNEAAFELHQATERLYHCVLLVLTLYSPKSHKLNFLRSHAEEVAPDLISAWPRGDKFSRRTFELLREAYVNARYSPKYAITDDQLAWLGERAADLQILVKQACENRLQAA; encoded by the coding sequence ATGAAGACCAATCTCGATCATCTCCCCAAATCCAAGCAGCGCGAGCTGGCGCATGTCGTGCGTGTGCTGTTCGAGGAGTTCGAGGCGCAGACCGCGCTAGCGACCCAGGGGTGGAAGAAGCGCGGGCGCATCCTCAAGGTGGTCCTCTACGGCAGCTACGCCCGCGGCGACTGGGTTGACGACAAGAAGGGTGGGTACCAGTCCGACTACGACATCCTGGTCGTGGTCAACGATGCGCGGCTGACCGATCCGGTCGAATACTGGGCCACCGCCGATGACCGGCTGATGCGCGACACGACGATCAACAAGGCGTTGTCTGCGCCGGTCAATTTTATCGTCCACGACTTGGCCGACGTGAACGATCAGCTCAGCCATGGGCGGCCGTTCTTCGTCGATATCGCCGAGCAGGGGATCGCGCTCTACGAGGCCGAAGGGTTCGAATTGACGACGCCGCGAGCGCTGCCGCCAGAGGAAGCGAGGGCGGAGGCGGAGAAGCATTTTGAGCGGTGGTTCGAAAGTGCCGGGCGCTACCTGCAAACTGGCATTTCCCATGCCCAGAAAGGGTGGCGGAATGAGGCTGCCTTCGAGCTCCATCAAGCAACGGAGCGGCTATACCACTGCGTGTTACTCGTTCTGACCCTCTACAGCCCCAAGTCTCACAAGCTCAACTTTCTCCGGTCGCACGCGGAGGAAGTGGCTCCGGATTTAATCTCAGCGTGGCCACGGGGGGACAAATTTAGCCGACGAACATTTGAACTGCTCCGTGAGGCTTACGTAAACGCACGTTACTCGCCAAAATACGCGATCACTGATGATCAGCTTGCGTGGCTGGGAGAACGAGCCGCGGACCTGCAGATCTTGGTGAAGCAGGCTTGCGAGAACCGCCTGCAGGCGGCTTAA
- a CDS encoding DUF3800 domain-containing protein, translating to MTPTTASSISSWTNPGSPVRVSLDANQPVFAYASVAIEERRAWEILDRARKDNPVQMPELKAQKLLSSERGRSLIAQVLAEIDGLYSFVVQNKRVVLCGKLFEYVFEPVFQFSPELLYEKNLHRFVAMYCFINSVDEVGEETLVQFESYMRSLEPGDAPLLFDPDASVHLPEDHPLKLVLRFANGYRDIIVADNARLRTTTPDEGKYVLDVSAAGLWSLLNHWGRQKRPLRVVCDDSKPIAAFLPSLIDEGKEFAIRRAVALGGSPEQFGWDLAEPVALTDSRGSPGLQIADLIASSATRVAKDSDEDSEIARALDRHIHPHSIGTDLAPVRLGTREADVNWLVLMELAGRADRQNDPCLGLEAVYEYAEKSWTPDRLGG from the coding sequence ATGACGCCAACGACGGCGTCCTCGATCTCTTCTTGGACGAATCCGGGTTCACCGGTTCGCGTCTCCCTCGATGCGAACCAACCGGTCTTCGCCTACGCGTCCGTCGCCATCGAGGAACGACGCGCATGGGAGATACTCGATCGTGCGCGGAAAGATAATCCGGTCCAGATGCCTGAACTGAAAGCGCAGAAGCTGCTGTCGTCCGAGAGGGGCCGAAGCCTGATCGCTCAAGTTCTTGCCGAGATAGACGGCCTCTATTCCTTCGTCGTCCAAAACAAGCGTGTGGTGCTCTGCGGCAAGCTTTTCGAGTACGTTTTCGAGCCTGTCTTCCAGTTCTCGCCGGAGCTGCTGTATGAGAAGAACCTCCACCGGTTCGTCGCGATGTACTGTTTCATCAATTCGGTGGATGAGGTCGGCGAAGAGACCCTCGTGCAGTTCGAGAGCTACATGCGCTCCCTCGAGCCCGGCGACGCCCCCCTACTCTTCGATCCGGATGCATCGGTGCATCTACCGGAAGACCACCCTCTCAAGCTCGTGCTGCGCTTCGCGAACGGATATCGCGACATAATCGTCGCCGACAACGCTCGGCTGCGAACGACAACGCCCGACGAAGGGAAGTACGTGCTCGACGTATCAGCGGCGGGGCTATGGAGTCTCCTCAATCATTGGGGGCGACAGAAGCGTCCGTTGCGGGTGGTTTGTGACGACAGCAAGCCAATCGCGGCATTTCTTCCTTCCCTTATCGACGAGGGCAAGGAGTTCGCGATCCGGAGGGCCGTCGCCTTGGGCGGCTCTCCGGAGCAGTTCGGCTGGGATCTGGCCGAACCCGTCGCGTTGACCGATTCCCGCGGCAGCCCAGGTCTGCAGATCGCGGATCTGATTGCGAGTTCCGCGACAAGGGTCGCGAAAGACAGCGATGAAGATTCCGAGATAGCGAGGGCGCTGGATCGCCACATCCATCCTCACTCAATTGGAACTGATTTGGCACCGGTGCGGCTGGGCACCCGCGAGGCGGACGTGAACTGGCTCGTCCTCATGGAATTAGCTGGGCGTGCGGATCGCCAGAACGATCCATGCCTCGGTCTCGAAGCGGTATATGAATACGCGGAAAAGAGCTGGACGCCCGATCGATTGGGTGGATGA
- a CDS encoding sigma factor-like helix-turn-helix DNA-binding protein: MSDIPITRPAADNLREVDPKRLERALWRLPFVEREAFMLKTRDRLSYAAIGTILGFSAEAAEARVVAALIKLDVCLSRAARPWWQFWR, from the coding sequence ATGTCCGACATTCCGATCACCCGACCTGCCGCCGACAATCTACGCGAAGTTGATCCCAAGCGCCTTGAGCGAGCGCTGTGGCGCCTGCCGTTCGTCGAGCGTGAGGCCTTCATGCTCAAGACACGCGACCGCCTGAGCTATGCCGCAATTGGCACGATCCTCGGGTTCAGCGCCGAAGCCGCCGAGGCGCGCGTAGTCGCTGCACTGATCAAGCTCGACGTGTGCCTGAGCCGGGCTGCGCGTCCCTGGTGGCAGTTCTGGCGATAG
- a CDS encoding transglutaminase family protein — protein sequence MLIRTGFDIAFETDAEVPMMALLNVRPERRPGLRSAEVFETEPRVPVRRYLDTFGNVCSRFVIPPGGIAIRTDFVITDSGEHDPVVPDAPQHPIAELPDDALVYLLGSRYCEVDLLADEAWKIAGHLSVGWQRVQALVDGAHERIEFDYAKADAARTAVSAFEDRFGVCRDFAHLAITLCRAVNIPARYCTGYLGDIGIAPIDAPMDFSAWFEAYVGGRWYAFDARHNRPRIARIAMAYGRDAADAAITTAFGQARLVRFEVHTDEVAEVDLALPPEETALPQKPLVPDVA from the coding sequence ATGCTGATCCGCACCGGCTTCGACATTGCGTTCGAGACCGACGCCGAGGTGCCGATGATGGCGCTGCTCAATGTCCGCCCCGAACGGCGCCCGGGCTTGCGCTCGGCCGAGGTGTTCGAAACCGAGCCGAGAGTGCCGGTTCGTCGCTATCTCGATACGTTCGGCAACGTCTGCAGCCGTTTCGTCATCCCGCCCGGCGGCATCGCCATTCGCACCGATTTCGTGATCACAGATTCCGGCGAGCACGATCCAGTGGTCCCCGACGCGCCGCAGCACCCGATCGCCGAGCTGCCCGACGATGCGCTCGTCTACCTGCTCGGATCGCGCTATTGCGAGGTCGACCTGCTCGCCGACGAGGCGTGGAAGATCGCCGGGCATCTGAGCGTTGGTTGGCAACGGGTCCAGGCGCTGGTCGATGGCGCGCATGAGCGGATCGAGTTCGACTACGCGAAGGCCGATGCGGCGCGAACCGCCGTCTCGGCATTCGAAGACCGCTTCGGGGTGTGCCGTGATTTCGCCCACCTGGCGATCACACTGTGCCGCGCAGTGAACATTCCCGCACGCTATTGCACCGGCTATCTCGGCGACATCGGGATCGCGCCTATCGACGCGCCGATGGACTTTTCCGCGTGGTTCGAGGCTTACGTTGGTGGGCGCTGGTACGCGTTCGACGCACGCCACAACCGCCCGCGGATAGCGCGCATCGCCATGGCTTACGGCCGCGATGCTGCGGACGCGGCGATCACCACGGCTTTCGGTCAGGCCAGGCTGGTTCGCTTCGAAGTGCACACCGACGAAGTCGCCGAAGTCGATCTGGCGCTTCCACCCGAGGAAACGGCGCTGCCGCAGAAGCCGCTGGTACCGGACGTGGCCTAA
- a CDS encoding DUF2958 domain-containing protein: protein MPELIPADLRLRMLENGQRSAVGKDHDPPPVVKLFTPDANATWLLSELDPDCPDIAFGLCDLGLGFPELGSVSLSEIAEVRGGLGLPVERDIAFVADRPLSAYARAARAAGMIVT from the coding sequence ATGCCCGAACTCATTCCCGCCGACTTGCGCCTGCGCATGCTCGAGAATGGCCAGCGTTCCGCCGTCGGCAAGGATCACGATCCGCCTCCGGTGGTGAAGCTGTTCACCCCCGACGCCAACGCCACCTGGCTGCTGAGCGAGCTCGATCCCGACTGCCCGGATATCGCGTTCGGCCTGTGTGACCTGGGGCTTGGCTTTCCCGAGCTCGGGAGTGTCTCGCTGTCCGAGATCGCCGAGGTTCGGGGCGGGCTCGGATTGCCCGTGGAGCGCGACATCGCCTTCGTCGCCGATCGTCCGCTCAGCGCTTACGCCCGCGCCGCGCGCGCGGCCGGCATGATCGTCACCTGA
- a CDS encoding ThiF family adenylyltransferase, with protein sequence MIASATCDVWIGAAHHDQLLGHLFPGDRDEHGAVLHAGVVRDGDVLRFVVRHIELALPGRDYVKGKIGYRALHPTFIHRQIIQCRNEKLAYLAVHNHDCGDRVAFSTIDLDSHERGYPALLDIGKGIPVGALVFGRDSAQADVWLPGRARCTLGELRVIGQTIRRFYPAPRQTGYADVAFDRQVRMFGVAGQTMLKASKVAVVGLGGVGSLVSEYLARLGVGELILIDPDHIEETNLSRVVGATQRDVRDGLTKTQIAARHAREAAPGISLTEIDGDVARRSVAMQLRSCDYIFLAADSMRARLIVNALAHQYLIPVVQLGAKIRSAANGCLDESMSVVRQVRPGEGCLWCNGFIDTGQLAVEAKTDQERKDQAYGTNEANPSVITLNAVAAAHAVNDFLFDFLALRRPANTPPYTHFHFLKRLIKAVLPRREPQCRECVRRYGMGDAMQLPGFDG encoded by the coding sequence ATGATTGCCTCCGCCACCTGCGACGTCTGGATCGGCGCGGCGCATCACGACCAGCTGCTTGGGCATCTCTTCCCCGGCGACCGTGACGAGCATGGCGCCGTCCTTCATGCCGGCGTAGTGCGCGACGGTGACGTGCTACGGTTCGTCGTTCGGCACATCGAGCTCGCGCTGCCAGGGCGCGACTATGTCAAAGGCAAGATCGGCTATCGCGCGCTGCACCCGACCTTCATCCATCGCCAGATCATCCAATGCCGCAATGAAAAGCTTGCCTATCTTGCGGTCCATAATCACGATTGCGGTGACCGCGTCGCCTTCAGCACGATTGATCTCGACTCGCATGAGCGCGGCTATCCGGCGCTGCTCGATATCGGCAAGGGCATCCCCGTCGGCGCCTTAGTCTTCGGCCGCGACTCCGCGCAAGCCGACGTCTGGTTGCCCGGTCGGGCTCGGTGCACGCTCGGCGAGCTGCGCGTGATCGGCCAGACGATTCGGCGATTTTATCCGGCGCCGCGCCAGACCGGCTACGCCGACGTTGCCTTCGACCGCCAAGTCCGGATGTTCGGCGTGGCGGGACAGACAATGCTCAAAGCCAGCAAGGTCGCCGTCGTCGGGCTCGGAGGCGTCGGCTCCTTGGTTAGCGAGTATCTGGCAAGACTTGGTGTTGGCGAGCTGATCCTCATCGATCCGGACCATATCGAGGAGACCAACCTTTCCCGCGTGGTCGGCGCGACCCAGCGCGACGTCCGCGATGGTCTCACGAAGACGCAGATCGCGGCCCGGCATGCGCGGGAGGCGGCGCCGGGCATAAGTTTGACCGAGATTGACGGCGACGTCGCAAGGCGTTCGGTGGCGATGCAGCTAAGAAGCTGCGACTATATCTTCCTTGCCGCTGACTCCATGCGGGCGCGGCTAATCGTCAATGCGCTCGCGCACCAGTATCTCATCCCGGTCGTCCAGCTCGGCGCAAAGATCCGGTCCGCGGCCAATGGCTGCCTCGACGAGTCAATGAGCGTAGTTCGCCAAGTGCGGCCCGGCGAGGGCTGCCTCTGGTGCAACGGCTTCATCGATACCGGGCAATTGGCAGTCGAGGCCAAAACTGACCAAGAGCGCAAAGACCAGGCCTATGGGACGAACGAAGCCAATCCGAGCGTGATCACCTTGAACGCTGTCGCTGCGGCGCACGCGGTCAACGATTTCCTGTTCGACTTCCTGGCGCTGCGTAGGCCAGCGAACACGCCGCCCTACACCCACTTCCATTTCCTCAAGCGCCTCATCAAAGCTGTCCTACCCCGTCGCGAGCCGCAATGTCGCGAATGCGTGCGCCGTTACGGGATGGGAGACGCGATGCAACTGCCCGGATTCGACGGGTAG